A genomic stretch from Setaria italica strain Yugu1 chromosome VII, Setaria_italica_v2.0, whole genome shotgun sequence includes:
- the LOC101771406 gene encoding kinesin-like protein KIN-12A produces MRSLSLFSRHARHPTTPPPPSFSGGETPPRRRQPKENVDPSSYSSSPAHHDHGASPFRSPSSAAKPLSARNRLLPPRPPSSNPLKRKLDVSSAATLPHDAAAPAPDSGVQVVVRIRPPCRVDDEEAGEDGRGPEACVRKTAVNSVAIHGQDFTFDAVADAVSTQEDIFNLVGLPLVENCLSGFNSSIFAYGQTGSGKTYTMWGPLSALSEDSVSSERGLTPRVFEQLFSRIKEEQVKHADKELTYNCICSFLEIYNEQITDLLDPSQKNLQIREDVRTACVYVESLTKQYVFTMKDITQLLVKGLANRRTGATSANADSSRSHCVFTCVIKSESKNPEDGSSSTRSSRINLVDLAGSERQKLTHAAGDRLKEAGNINRSLSQLGNLINILAEISQSGKQRHHVPYRDSKLTFLLQESLGGNAKLAMICAVSPSQSCKSETLSTLRFAQRAKAIKNNAVVNEEKVEDVNALREQIRQLKDELHRMKSNGGLDGNNGSSATGWNPRRSLHLLKMSLGRPTTFQAIKEDSDEEMEIDENDVEKPYNHDNMAISPIKGKDSNGLRASRDASAGTSHVEALDGDKNLISTKRSCCDANKFSTGADVGDGKCKLNLAASIQKGLQVIESHQNNSAWRRASVVLNARIMDIQPCKVDVAIQTDPEESEARDNPLALIPSCLLEASANESRDPSACRDLQLVPADGAVPSDDQKQQHFLKAVEKVLAGAIRREMARDEQCAKQAAEIQQLNRLVQQYKHERECNAVIAQTLEGKIARLESLMDGTLPTEEFMNEEYLSLMNEHKILQKKYENHPDVLRAEIEVKRLQEELDMFRNSGDEKEVLQEEIQDLKNQLHYMLSSSSSIRRLLPPLPLSQGAYSGPGTKDKDGDINVADAPDWTEAESKWITLTEELRVELEATKSLVGKLQSELESEKKCSEELKEAVQTAIQGAARHLEQYADLQENHFRLLALHRRMREGVEDVKMRAEKAGIKGAELRFINALAAEISVLKAQNEGLQGQLRDTAEAVQAAGELLVRLKDAEEAEALAKKRRLVAEQETEKAYQEIEKLKKNYDQEILSLNERLAESSQSQCKDGAVQPEEPSDLEPPRYDTAGSPSGSQQWKVELDTLQQGGSFEVSKSTDLNSWFYGYDKCNI; encoded by the exons ATGCGGTCCCTCTCCCTCTTCTCGCGGCACGCGCGCCaccccaccacgccgccgccgccctccttctccggcggcgagaccccgccgcggcgccgccaacCCAAGGAGAACGTCGACCCTTCCTCCtactcctcctccccggcgcacCACGACCACGGCGCCTCCCCGTTCCGCTCCCCGTCCTCCGCCGCCAAGCCGCTCTCCGCCCGCAACCGCCTGctgcccccgcggccgccgtcctcgaacCCGCTCAAGAGGAAGCTCGACGTCTCGTCCGCGGCGACCCTGCcgcacgacgccgccgcgcccgcgcccgacTCCGGCGTCCAG GTGGTTGTGAGGATACGGCCGCCGTGCcgggtcgacgacgaggaggcaGGCGAGGATGGGCGGGGGCCGGAGGCCTGCGTGCGCAAGACGGCGGTCAACTCGGTCGCGATCCACGGGCAGGACTTCACGTTCGATGCCGTCGCCGACGCGGTCTCCACGCAG GAGGATATATTTAACCTTGTTGGGCTGCCACTTGTTGAAAATTGCTTATCGGGTTTCAACAGCTCGATATTTGCCTACGGACAG ACTGGCAGTGGAAAAACCTACACTATGTGGGGGCCTCTGTCTGCGCTGTCAGAAGATTCAGTGAGCAGTGAGAGGGGGCTGACACCCCGCGTATTTGAGCAGTTGTTCTCCCGCATTAAAGAG GAACAAGTTAAACATGCAGATAAAGAGCTAACTTACAACTGTATCTGCTCGTTTCTTGAG ATCTACAATGAACAGATAACAGATTTGCTAGATCCCTCGCAAAAGAATCTTCAG ATCAGAGAGGATGTTAGAACTGCCTGTGTTTATGTTGAATCATTGACAAAGCAGTATGTTTTCACTATGAAAGATATAACTCAGTTGTTGGTAAAG GGCCTGGCAAATCGGAGGACAGGAGCAACGAGTGCAAATGCTGATAGCTCACGATCGCATTGTGTCTTTACATGTGTCATTAAGTCTGAATCTAAG AATCCAGAGGATGGATCAAGCAGCACTAGATCAAGCAGGATAAACCTGGTAGATCTTGCTGGATCAGAGCGGCAAAAACTAACACACGCAGCTGGTGATCGATTAAAAGAAGCTGGGAATATAAATCGTTCACTTTCACAGCTCGG AAACTTGATTAATATACTAGCAGAAATATCGCAGTCTGGAAAACAAAGGCACCATGTTCCATATCGTGATTCCAAGCTCACATTTCTGTTACAAGAATCCCTAGGGGGCAATGCAAAACTTGCAATGATTTGCGCTGTTTCGCCATCCCAAAG CTGTAAGAGTGAAACATTAAGCACACTTAGATTTGCTCAACGTGCAAAAGCTATCAAAAACAATGCTGTAGTTAATGAAGAAAAAGTTGAGGATGTAAATGCGCTGCGTGAGCAAATCAGGCAGTTGAAG GATGAACTTCACCGGATGAAGTCTAATGGAGGCTTAGATGGAAACAATGGCAGTAGTGCCACTGGATGGAACCCTAGGCGCAGTTTGCATCTGCTGAAAATGAGCTTGGGTCGTCCTACAACATTCCAAGCTATCAAAGAAGATAGTGATGAGGAAATGGAAATTGATGAGAATGATGTTGAGAAGCCCTACAATCATGATAATATGGCAATATCTCCTATTAAAGGTAAAGATTCTAATGGTCTACGAGCTTCGAGGGATGCAAGTGCTGGCACTTCACATGTTGAAGCTCTTGATggggataagaatttgatatcCACAAAAAGATCCTGCTGTGATGCTAATAAATTTAGCACTGGTGCTGATGTTGGAGATGGCAAATGCAAGTTAAACCTTGCTGCAAGCATACAGAAGGGACTTCAAGTCATTGAAAGTCACCAAAACAATAGTGCATGGAGGAGAGCATCGGTTGTGTTAAATGCTAGAATCATGGATATTCAGCCTTGCAAGGTTGATGTTGCAATTCAAACAGATCCTGAAGAATCTGAAGCCAGAGATAACCCTCTAGCTCTGATTCCTAGTTGTCTACTTGAAGCTTCTGCAAATGAGAGTAGGGATCCCAGTGCTTGTAGGGATCTACAATTGGTACCTGCTGATGGGGCAGTACCATCTGATGACCAAAAGCAGCAACACTTTCTGAAA GCTGTGGAGAAGGTCTTGGCTGGAGCTATCAGGCGAGAGATGGCGCGTGATGAACAGTGCGCAAAGCAAGCTGCAGAAATTCAACAACTAAATCGTCTG GTGCAACAATATAAGCATGAACGTGAATGTAATGCTGTAATTGCACAAACACTGGAAGGAAAAATTGCTAGGCTCGAGAGTCTCATGGATGGAACTTTACCAACTGAAGAATTCATGAATGAAGAGTATTTATCACTTATGAATGAGCATAAG ATCCTTCAAAAGAAATATGAAAACCACCCCGATGTTTTGCGTGCTGAAATTGAGGTAAAGAGACTCCAGGAGGAATTGGATATGTTCAGGAACTCCGGGGACGAGAAAGAAGTTCTACAGGAGGAGATACAGGACCTGAAAAATCAGTTGCATTATAtgctttcatcatcatcatcaattcGTAGACTGTTGCCTCCACTGCCATTGTCTCAGGGAGCTTATTCTGGCCCTGGCACAAAAGATAAGGATGGTGATATTAATGTTGCGGATGCTCCTGATTGGACAGAAGCTGAGAGTAAATGGATTACACTCACAGAAGAGCTTAGAGTTGAACTTGAAGCAACTAAGTCCCTTGTTGGGAAGTTGCAGTCAGAATTGGAATCTGAGAAGAAATGCTCAGAAGAACTGAAGGAGGCAGTACAAACAGCAATTCAGGGAGCTGCAAGACACCTGGAACAGTATGCTGATCTCCAAGAGAACCATTTCCGTTTGCTTGCCCTGCATAGGAGGATGCGTGAGGGTGTTGAGGACGTGAAGATGAGAGCAGAAAAAGCTGGTATCAAAGGTGCTGAATTGCGCTTCATCAATGCCCTTGCAGCTGAAATCTCAGTTCTAAAAGCACAAAATGAAGGCCTTCAGGGCCAGCTAAGGGATACTGCTGaagctgttcaagcagctggtGAATTACTTGTACGATTGAAGGATGCAGAGGAAGCTGAAGCACTGGCAAAG AAGCGGAGGCTTGTGGCAGAGCAGGAGACCGAGAAGGCGTATCAGGAGATtgagaagttgaaaaagaactACGACCAGGAAATCCTCTCGCTAAACGAGCGTCTCGCTGAGTCCTCTCAGTCTCAGTGCAAGGATGGTGCTGTGCAGCCAGAAGAACCGAGCGATCTGGAGCCTCCTAGGTACGACACGGCTGGTAGCCCCAGCGGCAGCCAGCAATGGAAGGTGGAGTTGGACACCTTGCAACAAGGTGGATCATTTGAGGTATCCAAGAGCACGGACCTCAACTCGTGGTTCTATGGATACGACAAGTGTAACATCTGA
- the LOC101776429 gene encoding transcription factor bHLH78, producing MADEHFFPGPGDFPADLGAAPFYGSASYTPPGLDAAAAAMQGFGLAWADLQLPDSSGAAAHFDSALSSLVSSPSHNAGGCYGAGGDDVAIIGDLIGRLGGICGAAAAASASNSCYSTPLSSPPRGGAASPAAAAAASLAFRGGCCGYPGGAAALETAGTGRLSRVASSKSFGAPALGSPDAAPPAKKRKASGKGKATSSAMTPAAAANASSKRSKVAAGGGAEGKDDDGGDNAAAAPEPEPAKGYIHVRARRGQATDSHSLAERVRRERISERMKMLQSLVPGCNKITGKALMLDEIINYVQSLQRQVEFLSMKLSTMNPELDLDARYQTAVLAPPHHHPAAAFPSYAAAAADPSFVTAAHPPAQQQQQLVDSCAGSFRPGSGWEAQDLQSVVARHNHSAAAAVHVPGSGWAAHESNSHGAGRHQQQQQGAAAASHMKLEQP from the exons ATGGCCGACGAGCACTTCTTCCCCGGCCCCGGCGACTTCCCCGCCGACCTCGGCGCCGCGCCCTTCTACGGCTCTGCTTCCTACACGCCGCCGgggctcgacgccgccgccgccgcgatgcaGGGGTTCGGGCTGGCGTGGGCCGACCTGCAGCTGCCCGACTcctcgggcgccgccgcgcacTTCGACTCCGCGCTCAGCTCCCTCGTCTCGTCCCCGTCCCACAATGCCGGCGGCTGCTACGGCGCCGGCGGAGACGACGTGGCCATCATCGGCGACCTCATCGGCCGCCTCGGCGGCAtctgcggcgccgccgcggccgccagcgCCAGCAACTCCTGCTACAGCACGCCGCTCAGCTCcccgccccgcggcggcgcagctTCGCCGGCCGCTGCGGCAGCAGCGTCGTTGGCCTTCCGGGGCGGCTGCTGCGGCTAccccggtggcgccgccgccctcgagaCGGCCGGCACCGGCCGGCTGTCCCGCGTCGCCAGCAGCAAGTCGTTCGGCGCGCCGGCTTTGGGGAGCCCCgatgccgcgccgccggcgaagaaGCGCAAGGCCTCGGGGAAGGGCAAGGCCACATCTTCAGCCATG accccggcggcggcggccaatgCGAGCTCGAAGCGGTCGAAGgtcgcggcgggcggcggcgccgaaggCAAAGACGACGATGGCGGTGacaacgcggcggcggcgccagagcCGGAGCCGGCGAAGGGCTACATCCACGTCCgggcgcggcgggggcaggcCACGGATAGCCACAGCCTCGCGGAGAGG GTGCGGCGGGAGAGGATTAGCGAGAGGATGAAGATGCTGCAGTCCCTCGTGCCAGGCTGCAACAAG ATCACGGGGAAAGCCCTGATGCTGGACGAGATCATCAACTACGTGCAGTCGCTGCAGCGCCAGGTCGAG TTCCTGTCGATGAAGCTGTCGACGATGAACCCGGAGCTGGACTTGGACGCGCGCTACCAGACGGCGGTGCtggcgccgccgcaccaccacccggCCGCCGCGTTCCcctcctacgccgccgccgccgccgacccgtcGTTCGTCACGGCCGCCCACCCaccggcgcagcagcagcagcagctggtaGACTCGTGCGCCGGGTCCTTCCGCCCCGGCTCCGGCTGGGAGGCGCAGGACCTCCAGAGCGTCGTCGCGCGCCACAaccacagcgccgccgccgccgtccacgtcCCCGGCTCCGGCTGGGCGGCACACGAGAGTAATTCCCATG GAGCAGGACgacaccagcagcagcagcagggggcggcggcagcgagccACATGAAGCTTGAGCAGCCATAA